From Tachypleus tridentatus isolate NWPU-2018 chromosome 8, ASM421037v1, whole genome shotgun sequence, a single genomic window includes:
- the LOC143223587 gene encoding uncharacterized protein LOC143223587 isoform X1 has translation MLLFRRSSPTAMKRQFVTFTLLMVCLAVMATAAPTVQEQEKKTENNNDLGAKEKRSKEKLVFGNQQNKPSSTTDNFPKIQNSEDSESPDGENGSSSHTEDKTGKYPAGDESLHGKEQDKKQGLNKNLDVFGYMDTPSVLSVTNPYRGEPYGSESDGATGSLSATDIYDDYSQYRPYDYSDAIYRRKRSYMRKRNLKNNMDEMLNAARRFPRRAMRLKRHADVEQILKWLNALSQEKQYEGHLRQDVPYQDRRPFPINDVQNTEMMLPPDGVPLPTLYSNNYPTEEENAESEVMWRNPYREIMRRSFSYPTDYRYFVLPSQKRSPQMPRLDDNGQWGQIIQRHQLYNTDNAEDLERLYTLASLLLDDGSDGENDYRRYAPE, from the exons ATGCTTTTGTTTAG GAGATCATCTCCGACCGCCATGAAACGACAGTTTGTTACTTTCACCCTGTTAATGGTCTGCCTTGCTGTCATGGCAACAGCAGCTCCGACTGTTCAGGAACAGGAAAAAAAGACAGAGAACAACAATGACCTAGGAGCAAAAG AAAAACGTTCAAAAGAGAAACTCGTGTTTGGAAACCAACAAAACAAACCTTCCTCAACAACAGACAattttccaaaaattcaaaactCAGAAGATTCGGAATCGCCTGATGGTGAAAACGGTTCATCTTCACATACAGAAGATAAAACTGGCAAATATCCAG CTGGTGATGAATCGTTGCACGGAAAAGAACAAGACAAAAAGCAAGGCTTAAATAAAAACTTGGACGTTTTCGGATATATGGACACCCCTTCTGTATTAAGTGTTACCAACCCGTACAGAGGTGAACCGTACGGATCTGAGTCAGATGGAGCCACTGGATCTCTCTCAGCAACTGATATTTATG ACGATTACTCGCAGTACAGGCCATATGATTATAGTGACGCCATCTATCGTCGAAAAAGGAGCTACAtgagaaaaagaaatttaaaaaataacatggaCGAAATGTTAAACGCCGCTCGACGATTTCCTAGGCGGGCCATGCGTTTAAAACGACACGCAGATGTGGAACAAATACTTAAATGGTTGAACGCTCTTAGCCAAGAGAAACAGTACGAG GGTCACTTGCGGCAGGACGTTCCCTATCAAGATAGGCGACCGTTTCCTATTAATGACGTGCAAAACACAGAGATGATGCTTCCGCCAGATGGCGTACCTTTGCCTACTTTATACTCCAACAATTACCCTACGGAAGAAGAAAACGCCGAGTCGGAGGTCATGTGGCGAAACCCTTACAGGGAGATCATGCGACGTTCCTTCTCTTACCCAACTGATTACCGGTATTTTGTGCTACCAAGCCAGAAGAGGTCACCGCAAATGCCAAGGTTAGACGACAACGGTCAATGGGGGCAAATCATTCAGCGCCACCAATTATATAACACAGACAATGCCGAGGACTTGGAACGACTCTACACGCTAGCGAGCTTACTTTTGGATGATGGTTCCGACGGAGAGAACGATTACCGAAGGTATGCTCCTGAATGA
- the LOC143223587 gene encoding uncharacterized protein LOC143223587 isoform X2, producing the protein MLLFRRSSPTAMKRQFVTFTLLMVCLAVMATAAPTVQEQEKKTENNNDLGAKEKRSKEKLVFGNQQNKPSSTTDNFPKIQNSEDSESPDGENGSSSHTEDKTGKYPDDYSQYRPYDYSDAIYRRKRSYMRKRNLKNNMDEMLNAARRFPRRAMRLKRHADVEQILKWLNALSQEKQYEGHLRQDVPYQDRRPFPINDVQNTEMMLPPDGVPLPTLYSNNYPTEEENAESEVMWRNPYREIMRRSFSYPTDYRYFVLPSQKRSPQMPRLDDNGQWGQIIQRHQLYNTDNAEDLERLYTLASLLLDDGSDGENDYRRYAPE; encoded by the exons ATGCTTTTGTTTAG GAGATCATCTCCGACCGCCATGAAACGACAGTTTGTTACTTTCACCCTGTTAATGGTCTGCCTTGCTGTCATGGCAACAGCAGCTCCGACTGTTCAGGAACAGGAAAAAAAGACAGAGAACAACAATGACCTAGGAGCAAAAG AAAAACGTTCAAAAGAGAAACTCGTGTTTGGAAACCAACAAAACAAACCTTCCTCAACAACAGACAattttccaaaaattcaaaactCAGAAGATTCGGAATCGCCTGATGGTGAAAACGGTTCATCTTCACATACAGAAGATAAAACTGGCAAATATCCAG ACGATTACTCGCAGTACAGGCCATATGATTATAGTGACGCCATCTATCGTCGAAAAAGGAGCTACAtgagaaaaagaaatttaaaaaataacatggaCGAAATGTTAAACGCCGCTCGACGATTTCCTAGGCGGGCCATGCGTTTAAAACGACACGCAGATGTGGAACAAATACTTAAATGGTTGAACGCTCTTAGCCAAGAGAAACAGTACGAG GGTCACTTGCGGCAGGACGTTCCCTATCAAGATAGGCGACCGTTTCCTATTAATGACGTGCAAAACACAGAGATGATGCTTCCGCCAGATGGCGTACCTTTGCCTACTTTATACTCCAACAATTACCCTACGGAAGAAGAAAACGCCGAGTCGGAGGTCATGTGGCGAAACCCTTACAGGGAGATCATGCGACGTTCCTTCTCTTACCCAACTGATTACCGGTATTTTGTGCTACCAAGCCAGAAGAGGTCACCGCAAATGCCAAGGTTAGACGACAACGGTCAATGGGGGCAAATCATTCAGCGCCACCAATTATATAACACAGACAATGCCGAGGACTTGGAACGACTCTACACGCTAGCGAGCTTACTTTTGGATGATGGTTCCGACGGAGAGAACGATTACCGAAGGTATGCTCCTGAATGA